A genomic segment from Daphnia pulex isolate KAP4 chromosome 5, ASM2113471v1 encodes:
- the LOC124194335 gene encoding tubulin alpha-1 chain-like: protein MRECISIHVGQAGVQIGNACWELYCLEHGIQPDGRMPSDKTIGGNDDSFNTFFSECGSGKHVPRAIFVDLEPTVVDEVRTGTYRQLFHPEQLITGKEDAANNYARGHYTIGKEIVDLVLDRVRKLSDQCSGLQGFLIFHSFGGGTGSGFTSLLMERLSVDFGKKSKLEFAIYPAPQVSTAVVEPYNSILTTHTTLEHSDCAFMVDNEATYDICRRNLDIERPSYTNLNRLIGQIVSSITASLRFDGALNVDLTEFQTNLVPYPRIHFPLVTYAPVISAEKAYHEQLTVGEITSSCFEPANQMVKCDPRHGKYMACCMLYRGDVVPKDVNAAIATIKTKRSIQFVDWCPTGFKVGINYQPPTVVPGGDLAKVSRAVCMLSNTTAIAEAWARLDHKFDLMYAKRAFVHWYVGEGMEEGEFSEAREDLAALEKDYEEVGLDSVEGEGEGNDEY from the exons ATG CGCGAATGTATCTCAATTCACGTTGGGCAAGCCGGAGTCCAGATCGGAAATGCCTGTTGgg AACTGTATTGCTTGGAACATGG AATTCAGCCTGATGGCCGTATGCCCTCAGATAAAACCATTGGTGGAAACGATGACTCGTTCAACACTTTCTTCTCTGAATGCGGTTCGGGCAAGCACGTCCCGAGAGCAATCTTTGTCGATTTAGAACCCACTGTGGTTGACGAAGTTCGCACTGGCACTTACCGCCAACTTTTCCATCCGGAACAGTTGATCACTGGAAAAGAAGATGCCGCCAACAATTACGCTCGAGGCCACTACACCATTGGAAAGGAAATTGTTGATTTGGTGCTTGATCGAGTGCGCAAACTGTCCGATCAATGCAGCGGTCTTCAAGGATTTCTTATCTTTCATTCATTTGGCGGAGGCACTGGCTCCGGATTTACTTCACTTTTAATGGAGCGACTTTCTGTCGATTTCGGCAAGAAGTCGAAATTGGAATTTGCCATTTATCCAGCACCTCAAGTCTCCACTGCCGTCGTTGAGCCGTACAATTCGATCTTAACTACTCACACTACTCTGGAGCATTCAGACTGCGCATTTATGGTCGACAACGAGGCCACTTACGATATCTGCCGTCGAAACTTGGATATCGAACGACCCAGCTACACCAACTTGAACCGATTAATTGGGCAGATTGTCTCGTCCATCACGGCATCTCTCCGTTTCGATGGAGCCCTTAACGTCGATCTTACAGAATTCCAGACCAATTTGGTCCCATATCCTCGTATCCACTTCCCGCTTGTTACCTATGCACCGGTCATTTCCGCAGAAAAAGCTTATCATGAGCAATTGACTGTCGGAGAGATTACTAGCTCCTGTTTCGAGCCGGCCAACCAGATGGTCAAATGCGATCCCCGTCACGGCAAATACATGGCGTGTTGCATGTTGTACCGCGGAGATGTCGTACCCAAGGACGTTAATGCTGCTATTGCCACCATCAAGACTAAGCGTTCCATTCAGTTCGTTGATTGGTGCCCAACTGGTTTCAAG GTCGGTATTAATTACCAGCCCCCAACTGTCGTTCCTGGTGGTGATTTGGCCAAGGTTTCCCGTGCCGTTTGCATGTTGTCCAACACGACTGCTATCGCCGAGGCCTGGGCTCGTTTGGATCACAAGTTTGATCTGATGTACGCCAAGCGTGCGTTCGTCCATTGGTACGTCGGTGAGGGTATGGAGGAGGGAGAGTTCTCCGAGGCCCGTGAAGATTTGGCCGCTCTCGAGAAAGATTACGAGGAG GTGGGATTGGATTCCGTTGAAGGCGAGGGCGAAGGCAACGACGAATATTAA
- the LOC124194333 gene encoding tubulin alpha chain, testis-specific-like, protein MRECISIHVGQAGVQIGNACWELYCLEHGIQPDGRMPSDKVAGGIDDSFSTFFAECGSGKHVPRAIFVDLEPTVVDEVRTGTYRSLFHPEQLITGKEDAANNYARGHYTIGKEIVDIVLDRVRKLSDQCTGLQGFLIFHSFGGGTGSGFASLLMERLSVDYGKKSKLEFAIYPAPQVSTAVVEPYNSILTTHTTLEHSDCAFMVDNEAIYDICRRNLDIERPSYTNLNRLIGQIVSSITASLRFDGALNVDLTEFQTNLVPYPRIHFPLVTYAPVISAEKAYHEQNSVGDITNACFEPANQMVKCDPRHGKYMACCMLYRGDVVPKDVNAAIATIKTKRSIQFVDWCPTGFKVGINYQPPTVVPGGDLAKVSRAVCMLSNTTAIAEAWARLDHKFDLMYAKRAFVHWYVGEGMEEGEFSEAREDLAALEKDYEEVGMDSVEGEGEGGDEY, encoded by the exons ATG CGCGAATGTATCTCAATCCACGTTGGACAGGCCGGAGTCCAGATTGGTAACGCTTGCTGGG aattGTATTGCTTGGAGCATgg AATTCAGCCTGATGGTCGTATGCCGTCCGATAAAGTTGCTGGTGGAATCGATGACTCTTTCAGCACTTTCTTTGCCGAATGCGGTTCAGGCAAACATGTCCCAAGAGCTATCTTCGTCGACTTGGAACCGACTGTGGTTGATGAGGTTCGCACTGGCACATACCGTTCTTTGTTCCACCCTGAGCAGTTGATTACCGGAAAGGAGGATGCAGCTAACAACTACGCTCGTGGTCATTACACCATCGGCAAGGAGATTGTCGATATTGTATTGGATCGTGTCCGCAAGTTGTCCGATCAATGCACTGGTCTTCAGGGCTTTCTCATTTTCCATTCCTTCGGTGGTGGCACTGGGTCTGGATTCGCCTCCCTGCTGATGGAGCGCTTGTCGGTAGACTACGGCAAGAAATCCAAACTGGAGTTCGCCATCTACCCTGCTCCACAGGTGTCCACTGCGGTCGTTGAACCGTACAACTCGATTTTGACCACCCATACTACTTTGGAACATTCCGACTGCGCCTTCATGGTCGACAATGAAGCTATTTATGATATTTGTCGTCGCAACCTGGACATTGAGCGACCCAGCTACACCAACTTGAACCGTCTGATTGGCCAGATCGTTTCTTCCATCACAGCTTCTCTTCGTTTCGATGGCGCTTTGAACGTTGATTTGACTGAATTCCAGACCAATTTGGTCCCGTACCCTCGTATCCATTTCCCACTTGTTACCTACGCCCCCGTCATCTCCGCCGAAAAAGCTTATCATGAGCAGAATTCCGTTGGAGACATCACCAACGCTTGCTTCGAGCCGGCCAACCAGATGGTCAAATGCGATCCCCGTCACGGAAAGTACATGGCTTGCTGCATGTTGTACCGTGGTGATGTCGTCCCCAAGGATGTCAATGCTGCTATTGCCACCATCAAGACCAAGCGTTCCATTCAATTCGTTGACTGGTGCCCAACTGGTTTCAAG GTCGGTATCAATTACCAGCCCCCAACTGTCGTTCCTGGTGGTGATTTGGCCAAGGTTTCCCGTGCCGTTTGCATGTTGTCCAACACGACTGCCATCGCCGAGGCCTGGGCTCGTTTGGATCACAAGTTTGATCTGATGTACGCCAAGCGTGCGTTCGTCCATTGGTACGTTGGTGAGGGTATGGAGGAGGGAGAGTTCTCTGAGGCTCGTGAAGATTTGGCCGCTCTCGAGAAGGATTACGAGGAG GTCGGTATGGATTCCGTCGAAGGCGAGGGAGAAGGTGGCGATGaatattaa
- the LOC124194326 gene encoding ribonuclease H1-like, producing the protein MYPDFTVDRNGYVIVYIDGACPGNGNQGARGGIGVWFGNNHPLNVSEPLRRHEFIHSNPTNQVAEIKAAIRACELLRNYGVQRVVIFTDSQYLIDSITDWIFTWQSNGWRTSQGQPVVHKALYEQLLFWTRDFDCVEWSHVPSHYNKADSLAKIGAESY; encoded by the exons ATGTATCCAG aCTTCACAGTTGACCGCAATGGTTATGTAATTGTCTACATTGATGGTGCCTGCCCTGGAAATGGTAATCAGGGTGCGAGAGGTGGTATTGGTGTGTGGTTTGGAAACAACCATCCATT GAATGTAAGTGAACCATTAAGAAGACatgaatttattcattcaaatccTACCAATCAGGTGGCTGAAATAAAAGCTGCCATCAGAGCATGTGAGCTCTTGAGAAATTATG GTGTCCAACGTGTTGTCATCTTCACCGATTCTCAATACTTGATCGATTCAATAACCGATTGGATTTTCACATGGCAGAGTAATGGCTGGCGGACGTCCCAAGGTCAACCTGTCGTACACAAAGCTCTATATGAACAGCTTCTTTTTTGGACTCGAGATTTCGATTGTGTTGAATGG TCTCACGTTCCCTCGCACTACAACAAGGCCGACTCCTTGGCTAAAATAGGTGCTGAAAGCTATTAA
- the LOC124194334 gene encoding tubulin alpha-1 chain-like codes for MRECISIHVGQAGVQIGNACWELYCLEHGIQPDGRMPSDKVAGASDDSFNTFFSECGSGKHVPRAVFVDLEPTVVDEVRTGTYRQLFHPEQLITGKEDAANNYARGHYTIGKEIVDVVLDRVRKLSDQCTGLQGFLIFHSFGGGTGSGFTSLLMERLSVDYGKKSKLEFAIYPAPQVSTAVVEPYNSILTTHTTLEHSDCAFMVDNEAIYDICRRNLDIERPSYTNLNRLIGQIVSSITASLRFDGALNVDLTEFQTNLVPYPRIHFPLVTYAPVISAEKAYHEQMTVGDITNACFEPANQMVKCDPRHGKYMACCMLYRGDVVPKDVNAAIATIKTKRSIQFVDWCPTGFKVGINYQPPTVVPGGDLAKVSRAVCMLSNTTAIAEAWARLDHKFDLMYAKRAFVHWYVGEGMEEGEFSEAREDLAALEKDYEEVGMDSVEGEGEGGDEY; via the exons ATG CGCGAATGTATCTCAATCCACGTCGGACAAGCCGGAGTCCAAATCGGAAATGCCTGTTGGG AACTCTATTGCCTGGAGCATGG aattcaGCCTGATGGGCGTATGCCGTCAGACAAAGTTGCGGGAGCATCTGATGACTCGTTCAACACTTTCTTTTCGGAATGTGGATCGGGAAAGCACGTGCCAAGAGCAGTCTTTGTTGATTTGGAGCCGACTGTGGTTGACGAAGTTCGCACTGGCACTTACCGCCAACTTTTCCATCCCGAGCAGTTGATCACTGGCAAGGAAGATGCCGCCAACAACTACGCCCGTGGTCACTACACTATTGGAAAGGAAATCGTTGATGTTGTCCTAGACCGTGTCCGAAAGTTGTCCGATCAATGCACTGGTCTCCAAGGATTCCTCATTTTCCATTCTTTCGGTGGAGGAACTGGGTCTGGATTTACTTCTTTGTTGATGGAACGTCTCTCAGTCGACTATGGTAAAAAATCCAAACTGGAGTTTGCCATCTACCCTGCTCCACAGGTGTCCACTGCGGTCGTTGAACCGTACAACTCGATTTTGACCACCCATACTACTTTGGAACATTCCGACTGCGCCTTCATGGTCGACAATGAAGCTATTTATGATATTTGCCGTCGTAATTTGGATATTGAACGCCCTTCGTACACCAATTTGAACCGTCTGATTGGCCAGATCGTTTCTTCCATCACCGCTTCTCTTCGTTTCGATGGCGCTCTGAACGTTGATTTGACTGAATTCCAGACCAATTTGGTCCCATACCCTCGTATCCATTTCCCACTCGTTACCTACGCCCCTGTCATCTCCGCCGAAAAAGCTTACCATGAGCAGATGACCGTTGGAGACATCACCAACGCTTGCTTCGAGCCGGCCAACCAGATGGTAAAATGCGATCCTCGTCATGGAAAGTACATGGCTTGCTGCATGTTGTACCGCGGAGATGTCGTCCCCAAGGATGTCAATGCTGCTATTGCAACCATCAAGACCAAACGTTCCATTCAATTCGTTGATTGGTGCCCAACTGGTTTCAAG gtCGGTATCAATTACCAGCCCCCAACTGTCGTTCCTGGTGGTGATTTGGCCAAGGTTTCCCGTGCCGTTTGCATGTTGTCCAACACTACCGCCATTGCCGAAGCCTGGGCTCGTTTGGATCACAAATTTGATCTCATGTACGCCAAACGCGCTTTCGTCCACTGGTATGTTGGTGAAGGTATGGAGGAGGGAGAGTTCTCTGAGGCTCGTGAAGATTTGGCCGCTCTCGAGAAAGATTACGAGGAG GTTGGAATGGATTCCGTCGAAGGCGAGGGAGAAGGTGGCGATGAATATTAA
- the LOC124194336 gene encoding neurogenin-2-like, translating to MSYENVDLVQLLNEVNSNTKPRRKSSKTVPAAMEDDPQQQIRKKRYSKSRVRARSPTQVMRIKRTRRVKANDRERNRMHMLNHALDRLRTVLPTFPEETKLTKIETLRFAHNYIWALSQTLDLVGGHDPSGGSIQVNVGNVTVSISDQGSSITSTTAPDHTVIPWNNRRTVEPALPPFDSSSSSSSSSCSGSVGEGGGQLANDYFDVFVNQLANKKTDHFQQFQPQPPPQIQQQQTWLPATPAITNHQMTNWTTSNNQYNEYHLPYSSTGCSVDSYYSDSSSSSGYHDMLSPEFPCV from the coding sequence atgtcgtACGAAAATGTTGATTTGGTTCAACTGTTGAACGAAGTCAATTCAAACACGAAACCGCGTCGCAAATCTTCGAAAACTGTTCCGGCCGCAATGGAAGACGATCCGCAACAGCAGATCCGCAAGAAGCGCTACAGCAAATCGCGAGTGAGGGCTCGCAGTCCGACCCAGGTGATGCGAATCAAGCGGACCCGTCGAGTCAAAGCCAACGACCGCGAACGCAACCGCATGCACATGCTGAATCACGCCCTGGATCGACTCCGCACTGTCCTGCCCACCTTTCCGGAGGAGACCAAGCTGACCAAAATCGAAACTCTCCGCTTTGCGCACAATTACATCTGGGCCTTGTCGCAGACTTTGGATCTCGTCGGAGGACACGATCCATCGGGCGGAAGCATCCAGGTGAATGTCGGCAACGTCACGGTCAGCATCAGCGACCAAGGCAGTTCCATCACATCGACAACAGCTCCGGACCACACCGTCATTCCCTGGAACAATCGCCGGACGGTGGAACCTGCTCTACCTCCATTCGATTCgtcgtcttcatcttcatcctcttcgTGCAGCGGAAGCGTCGGCGAGGGCGGAGGTCAACTGGCCAACGACTATTTCGACGTCTTCGTTAATCAACTGGCCAACAAGAAAACCGACCACTTCCAGCAGTTCCAGCCACAACCACCACctcaaattcaacaacaacagacgtGGCTGCCGGCCACTCCGGCCATTACCAATCATCAAATGACCAATTGGACGACGTCAAACAATCAGTACAACGAGTATCACCTTCCCTATTCTTCCACCGGATGCTCCGTCGATAGTTACTACTCGGATTCCTCGTCAAGTTCGGGATATCACGACATGCTGTCACCCGAATTCCCGTgtgtataa
- the LOC124194337 gene encoding protein LSM12 homolog A-like has protein sequence MASDGNEYFSVGSLVSCKTCHNQVIEGEVLAFDQPTKMLILKSPSSCGRPSVNDAHVVNLGQVSDVQVKREATSSPPPHPVQNVERLKKRVRMEVERKQHMITALESGVSPEGLKLFNAVKRTIEDVAWEGKNIRVMDQVTISPPYHPENVQGNMEKAVNHVRKIVEKYMKDHSDTKGGSSENSNTLASP, from the exons ATGGCGTCGGATGGCAATGAGTACTTTTCGGTCGGAAGTCTAGTTTCGTGCAAAACATGCCATAATCAAGTGATCGAAGGCGAAGTCCTCGCCTTTGATCAACCTACCAAAATGCTGATTCTCA AATCACCTTCTTCGTGTGGAAGACCCTCTGTCAACGATGCACATGTTGTAAATCTTGGGCAAGTGAGTGATGTTCAAGTAAAGAGAGAGGCAACTTCTTCTCCACCTCCCCATCCAGTTCAGAATGTCGAAAGA CTGAAGAAAAGGGTGCGTATGGaagtagaaagaaaacaacacatGATAACTGCCCTGGAGTCTGGTGTTTCTCCTGAAGGGCTCAAGCTGTTTAATGCTGTCAAACGAAC GATTGAGGATGTTGCATGGGAAGGCAAAAACATTCGAGTCATGGATCAAGTGACAATTAGTCCCCCGTATCATCCAGAAAATGTCCAGGGCAATATGGAAAAGGCTGTGAACCATGTTAGAAAAATT GTTGAAAAGTACATGAAAGACCATTCAGATACAAAAGGAGGAAGCAGTGAAAACAGTAATACATTAGCTTCTCCGTGA